Proteins co-encoded in one Cytobacillus sp. NJ13 genomic window:
- the addB gene encoding helicase-exonuclease AddAB subunit AddB has translation MTVRLLIGRSGSGKTEYCLNEIRDELRFNPDGDPIIYLVPEQMTFLSEYKLITTPGLGGMIRSQVYSFTRLAWRILQETGGMSRYHLNSVGISMLIRKIIEDKKDELKLFQRAADKNGFIQQIEQMMTEFKRYCVAPDELAERQKQLSGSGKSNKALQDKLHDLELIYKNFEESLAGKYTDSEDYFRLLAEKASHSEYLKNAEVYIDGFYSFTPQEYSIVEQLMKQCKNVTITLTLDQPFKHSAPEDLHLFRMAGENYQTIKEMASRNSLGVEELVLTEQKRWSSHSLKHLEAYFDSRPAEALPGEADIHIGHAANRRAEIEGVARKINKLIRTDGYRYRDIAVLARNGQDYHDMIETVFHDYEIPFFIDQKRTMLNHPLVELIRSTLEIINGNWRYEPIFRAVKTELIFPSKLNAGKLREQMDRLENYVLAYGIQGDKWTKKKRWIYRRIRGLEFEAVAQTDAEKKIEDELSDLREMITGPILRLHRRLKKAADGRGYCEALFLYLEELDVPVKIEKWKSAEEGKGNLVRSREHGQAWNAIMELLDQYVEMLGEEEVTLKRFASVLDAGLESLRFTLVPPAIDQVMAADLERSRLTDIKAAFVIGLNEGVIPAKFSEDGVLADDDREILNTNGMKLAPGSRTRLLDEEFIAYKAFVTPSEKLFISYPLANEEGKALMPSPYIKRLGDLFPDCRQHSFMSDPAELPETEQLEYADNLNTALSYLTSQLQLKKRSYPIYDLWWDVYNFYLNNEQWRRSALKVLSSLNYENRTLQLGEDISKELYGDHIQASVSRMELFHSCPFSHFAQHGLRLRERQVYRLEAPDIGDLFHAALKFIAETVMTHKLSWTDMTREQCEILAKEAVEMLAPKLQNEILLSSNRHHYIKRKLEQIISRASYVISEHAKSSGFSPVGLELGFGPKGELPSLVFPLKNGSKMELVGRIDRVDKAQDTNGTFLRVIDYKSSSKDLNVSEVYYGIALQMLTYLDIIIAHSNSLIGTEADPAGVLYFHVHNPIVSTSKMLTLEDIEQELYKKFKMNGLLLGDENVIRLMDQTIETGDSSIISAGFKKDGTLSKRSKVASKQEFDYLRRYVRKMYRNTGNMITEGDVKIAPYKMKEKTPCTFCAYKSVCQFDESLETNDYRLFVPKPKEDMIEIIKKEVEGDENGHTA, from the coding sequence ATGACCGTACGTTTATTGATAGGCCGGTCCGGAAGCGGCAAAACGGAATACTGCCTTAATGAAATCCGCGATGAACTGCGGTTTAATCCGGATGGAGATCCAATCATTTATTTAGTTCCGGAACAAATGACGTTCCTTTCAGAATATAAATTAATTACCACGCCAGGCCTTGGCGGAATGATACGAAGCCAGGTATATTCTTTTACGCGCCTTGCCTGGAGAATTCTTCAGGAAACAGGAGGCATGAGCAGATACCATCTTAACAGTGTTGGCATCAGCATGCTAATCCGCAAAATCATCGAAGATAAAAAGGATGAACTGAAGCTTTTCCAGAGGGCTGCAGATAAAAATGGTTTTATTCAGCAAATTGAACAAATGATGACTGAATTCAAACGTTATTGTGTAGCTCCCGATGAACTGGCTGAAAGGCAGAAGCAGCTCTCAGGATCAGGGAAATCGAATAAGGCACTTCAGGACAAGCTGCATGATCTTGAGTTAATCTATAAAAATTTTGAAGAATCCCTTGCCGGCAAATATACAGATTCAGAAGATTATTTCCGCCTGCTTGCTGAAAAAGCCTCCCATTCGGAGTATCTAAAAAATGCCGAGGTTTATATAGATGGCTTTTACAGCTTTACACCACAGGAATATTCGATTGTTGAACAGCTGATGAAGCAGTGTAAAAACGTAACTATTACACTGACGCTTGACCAGCCGTTTAAACATAGTGCTCCTGAAGATCTTCATTTATTCAGAATGGCGGGAGAAAACTATCAGACAATCAAAGAAATGGCTTCACGCAACAGTCTGGGTGTTGAAGAACTGGTCCTTACTGAGCAAAAAAGGTGGAGCAGCCATTCTCTTAAGCATCTTGAGGCATATTTTGACAGCAGGCCTGCTGAGGCACTTCCAGGGGAAGCAGACATTCACATCGGACATGCTGCTAACAGGCGGGCTGAAATCGAGGGCGTTGCCAGGAAAATAAATAAGCTTATTCGCACAGATGGCTATCGCTATCGTGATATTGCAGTACTTGCAAGAAACGGACAGGATTATCATGACATGATTGAAACAGTGTTCCATGACTATGAAATCCCATTTTTTATTGACCAAAAAAGAACTATGCTGAATCATCCACTCGTGGAGTTAATTAGGTCAACTCTTGAAATTATCAATGGGAATTGGCGATATGAACCAATCTTCAGGGCAGTAAAAACGGAGCTGATATTTCCATCCAAGTTAAACGCAGGCAAGCTTCGTGAGCAAATGGACAGACTTGAGAACTATGTTCTTGCCTATGGCATTCAAGGGGACAAATGGACGAAGAAGAAGAGATGGATATACAGGAGAATCAGGGGGCTGGAGTTTGAAGCGGTTGCCCAGACAGATGCCGAGAAGAAAATAGAAGATGAGTTAAGTGATTTGCGCGAAATGATTACAGGCCCAATACTAAGGCTGCACAGGCGCTTGAAAAAGGCTGCTGATGGCCGCGGCTATTGTGAAGCTTTATTTTTGTATCTGGAAGAATTGGATGTGCCTGTGAAGATTGAAAAGTGGAAATCTGCTGAAGAGGGAAAAGGGAACCTTGTTAGATCAAGGGAACATGGACAAGCATGGAATGCTATTATGGAGCTTCTGGATCAGTATGTAGAAATGCTTGGTGAAGAAGAAGTGACGCTTAAGCGCTTTGCTTCCGTTCTGGATGCCGGTCTGGAGTCGCTGCGATTTACGCTTGTTCCGCCTGCCATCGATCAGGTCATGGCGGCCGATTTGGAAAGATCAAGACTAACTGATATTAAAGCTGCCTTTGTCATTGGTCTGAATGAAGGAGTAATTCCTGCCAAATTCTCAGAGGACGGTGTGCTGGCGGATGACGACAGAGAAATTCTGAACACAAACGGAATGAAACTGGCGCCGGGAAGCCGTACACGACTTCTGGATGAAGAATTCATAGCCTATAAAGCGTTTGTCACTCCATCAGAAAAACTTTTTATCAGTTATCCGCTGGCAAATGAAGAAGGTAAAGCCCTTATGCCTTCTCCTTATATTAAGAGATTGGGAGATTTATTCCCTGATTGCAGGCAGCATTCCTTCATGTCGGATCCGGCAGAGCTGCCGGAAACGGAGCAGCTGGAATATGCAGATAATCTTAATACAGCACTTTCGTATTTAACTTCTCAGCTTCAGCTGAAAAAACGCAGCTATCCAATCTATGACCTGTGGTGGGATGTTTATAACTTCTATCTTAATAATGAGCAGTGGAGAAGGTCGGCATTAAAGGTTCTTTCCAGCCTGAATTATGAAAACCGGACACTTCAGCTTGGCGAAGACATCAGTAAAGAATTGTATGGCGATCATATTCAGGCGAGTGTTTCCAGGATGGAATTATTCCATAGCTGTCCATTTTCCCATTTTGCACAGCATGGACTACGGCTGCGGGAAAGACAGGTATACCGCCTGGAAGCGCCGGATATCGGGGATTTATTCCATGCTGCTTTAAAATTTATCGCAGAAACAGTTATGACTCATAAGCTTTCATGGACAGATATGACGAGGGAACAGTGTGAGATCCTCGCAAAAGAAGCAGTTGAAATGCTTGCTCCTAAACTGCAAAATGAAATTCTTTTAAGCTCGAACAGGCATCACTATATTAAGAGAAAGCTTGAGCAAATCATCAGCAGGGCCTCCTATGTCATCAGTGAGCATGCAAAATCAAGCGGATTCTCGCCAGTCGGCCTTGAATTGGGGTTTGGTCCAAAAGGAGAACTTCCTTCGCTTGTTTTTCCTCTTAAAAACGGGTCTAAAATGGAGCTTGTCGGAAGAATTGACAGAGTGGACAAGGCTCAGGATACAAACGGGACATTTTTAAGGGTAATTGACTATAAATCAAGCTCCAAGGATTTGAATGTCAGTGAGGTTTATTATGGCATTGCTCTGCAGATGCTCACGTATCTGGACATCATTATTGCCCATTCCAATTCTTTGATCGGGACTGAAGCCGATCCGGCAGGAGTCCTTTATTTCCATGTCCATAATCCAATCGTCAGCACTTCAAAAATGCTGACATTAGAGGATATCGAGCAGGAGCTCTATAAGAAATTTAAAATGAATGGCCTGCTTTTGGGAGATGAAAATGTCATCAGGTTAATGGACCAGACAATTGAGACAGGCGATTCATCCATTATCTCAGCCGGATTCAAAAAAGACGGGACACTTTCGAAGCGATCTAAAGTGGCAAGCAAGCAGGAGTTTGATTATTTGCGCCGCTACGTTAGAAAGATGTATAGGAATACTGGCAATATGATTACAGAGGGGGATGTTAAAATTGCCCCATATAAAATGAAGGAAAAAACACCATGTACATTTTGTGCCTATAAATCTGTATGCCAATTTGACGAATCGCTTGAAACAAATGATTACAGATTATTTGTGCCTAAGCCAAAAGAAGACATGATTGAAATCATCAAGAAGGAGGTGGAGGGCGATGAAAATGGCCATACCGCCTAA
- a CDS encoding MFS transporter has product MHKVYRQVIRMISKQILTATSVILTVTGIFVASSIYTLIPIYGDIADSFKVNENYIVGGGSLFAFFYAAGLLFFGPASDTFGRRRIIITGLFASALSTCAVGLSPNVETLYITRSIQGLTLGSFAPVAFAYSFDLFQPRSRTLLLVFINTGFLVAGILGQLISSTITFYFKWNYAFYFFAFCYFILFLVSYKILPGTSPPSKSGVPVISIMKKLLINGNLLQSYAITFTLLFTFVAFYDAIGRNFKGTMEELFTLRAVGLIGALLSLFTGKLIERIGAHSTLKLGLLLGIFSIINMFFFSSTIALMAISIMFVASISLLVPTVITLIGMIAGADRAKALSLYSFFLLTGASLAPPAVMILEYHYVLYLLLAFFLTNIILSYFLSKEIIFVSQPE; this is encoded by the coding sequence GTGCATAAAGTATATCGGCAGGTGATAAGGATGATTTCAAAACAGATCCTGACTGCAACGTCAGTCATTTTGACAGTTACAGGAATTTTCGTGGCCAGCAGCATTTATACACTAATCCCTATTTACGGGGACATTGCTGACTCATTTAAAGTAAATGAAAATTATATTGTCGGCGGGGGAAGCCTTTTTGCATTTTTTTATGCAGCCGGCCTGCTATTCTTTGGCCCTGCTTCAGATACATTTGGCAGGCGCAGAATTATTATTACGGGTTTGTTTGCTTCTGCTTTGTCCACTTGTGCCGTCGGGCTCTCTCCTAATGTAGAGACTCTCTATATAACCAGGTCGATTCAGGGTCTGACTCTTGGGAGCTTTGCTCCTGTTGCCTTCGCTTATTCTTTTGATCTTTTTCAGCCCAGGAGCCGCACCCTGCTGCTTGTTTTTATCAATACAGGATTCCTTGTCGCCGGAATTCTTGGACAGCTGATCAGTTCGACAATTACTTTTTATTTTAAATGGAACTATGCTTTTTATTTCTTTGCGTTTTGCTATTTTATTCTTTTCCTTGTATCGTATAAAATACTTCCAGGCACTTCTCCTCCTTCCAAATCAGGGGTTCCCGTTATTTCTATTATGAAAAAACTATTAATCAACGGAAACCTGCTCCAAAGCTATGCTATTACCTTTACTTTGCTGTTTACCTTTGTAGCTTTTTACGATGCAATAGGAAGGAATTTCAAGGGAACCATGGAGGAGCTGTTCACATTAAGAGCTGTGGGACTAATCGGGGCGCTGCTGTCCCTCTTTACGGGAAAATTAATTGAGCGGATTGGTGCCCATTCGACATTAAAGCTTGGTTTACTTTTAGGAATCTTCAGCATCATTAATATGTTTTTCTTCAGCAGCACTATTGCCTTAATGGCTATTTCTATAATGTTCGTGGCTTCCATATCTCTTCTTGTTCCCACTGTTATCACACTGATTGGCATGATTGCAGGGGCTGATCGTGCAAAAGCGCTTTCTCTCTATTCTTTTTTTCTATTAACTGGAGCAAGCCTTGCCCCGCCGGCAGTCATGATACTTGAATATCATTATGTACTGTATCTGCTTCTTGCCTTTTTCCTGACGAATATCATTCTTAGCTATTTCTTGTCAAAAGAAATTATTTTTGTCAGTCAGCCAGAATAA
- a CDS encoding GNAT family protein → MISSTILSGKSIILGSFIEEDIKKIIQWHADEKIMRNLDALPVKPKQETEIKKWLDECPQDTFRFSLRLKEANELIGYAELNGILWPHRTGWITIAIADETEWGKGYGKEAMQCLIRYAFMELNLYRLQLTVFSYNTRAKTFYESLGFQREGCYREFLERDGKRHDMYLYGLLRKEWKE, encoded by the coding sequence GTGATAAGCAGTACGATATTGTCTGGAAAGAGTATCATTCTGGGGTCGTTTATTGAGGAAGATATTAAAAAGATAATCCAGTGGCATGCAGACGAAAAAATCATGCGAAACCTGGATGCTCTGCCGGTAAAACCCAAACAGGAAACGGAAATTAAGAAATGGCTTGATGAATGTCCGCAAGACACCTTCAGATTCTCGCTCAGGTTAAAAGAAGCAAATGAACTGATAGGCTATGCAGAGTTAAACGGCATTTTATGGCCCCACAGAACAGGCTGGATCACCATTGCCATTGCAGATGAAACCGAATGGGGAAAAGGGTACGGAAAGGAAGCCATGCAATGCCTGATTCGCTATGCTTTTATGGAGCTTAATCTGTATAGGCTTCAGCTTACTGTATTTTCCTATAATACTAGAGCAAAAACTTTTTATGAAAGTCTTGGATTCCAGAGAGAAGGCTGCTATAGAGAGTTTCTTGAGCGCGATGGAAAACGGCATGATATGTATCTGTACGGGCTCCTGAGAAAGGAGTGGAAAGAGTGA
- a CDS encoding thiolase family protein: protein MRNVVITSAVRTPVGTFGGAFKDLLPTDLIVPVLKEAAERSGLQSNEVDEVILGHCIQRTDEPNTARTAALLAGFDETTTGFTVQRQCASGMQAIISAALQIQSGMSDIVIAGGVEAMSSSPYVLKQHRWGARMQHGQVTDTVWEILEDPIHHIMMGETAENLAEIHAITREEQDEAALLSHKRALHAIENGYFDSQIVPIIMKSRKGEVTVTKDENPRADLTAEKLRSLKPVFRKGGSVTAGNASSLNDGGAALVLMPEELALEKGLKPLAKIAGFSVAGVDPKVMGRGPVPAVKKGLANVSWSLDDADLIEVNEAFAAQYLAVEKELGLNRDKVNVNGSGISLGHPIGCTGARLVVSLVHELKRRGGHKGIASLCVGGGMGATVFVETYE from the coding sequence ATGAGAAATGTTGTAATAACATCAGCAGTCAGAACACCAGTTGGAACGTTTGGCGGAGCGTTTAAGGATCTTCTGCCGACAGATTTGATTGTGCCTGTATTAAAAGAAGCTGCCGAGAGAAGCGGCCTGCAGAGCAATGAGGTGGATGAAGTGATTTTGGGACACTGCATTCAGCGTACAGATGAACCGAATACAGCAAGAACAGCAGCTTTGCTTGCAGGCTTTGATGAAACAACAACAGGGTTCACAGTCCAGAGGCAGTGTGCATCCGGTATGCAGGCAATTATTTCTGCAGCGCTGCAGATTCAATCAGGGATGTCAGATATCGTGATTGCTGGAGGAGTGGAAGCCATGAGCTCCAGCCCTTATGTATTAAAACAGCATCGCTGGGGCGCCCGCATGCAGCATGGGCAAGTAACCGACACCGTATGGGAAATTCTCGAAGATCCAATCCATCATATTATGATGGGGGAAACGGCAGAAAACCTGGCAGAAATTCATGCCATTACAAGAGAAGAACAAGATGAAGCGGCCTTGCTTAGCCATAAGAGAGCCTTGCACGCGATTGAAAACGGTTACTTTGATTCGCAGATCGTTCCAATTATTATGAAAAGCAGGAAAGGGGAAGTAACTGTTACAAAAGATGAAAACCCGCGTGCAGATTTAACAGCCGAAAAGCTGCGAAGCTTGAAGCCTGTCTTTAGAAAGGGCGGCTCCGTTACAGCAGGAAATGCATCAAGCCTGAATGACGGCGGAGCAGCACTTGTCCTGATGCCGGAAGAACTGGCTCTGGAAAAGGGACTGAAGCCTCTGGCAAAGATTGCTGGATTCTCCGTGGCAGGAGTAGATCCAAAGGTAATGGGAAGAGGGCCTGTGCCGGCAGTCAAAAAAGGCCTTGCTAATGTCAGCTGGTCGCTTGATGATGCAGACTTGATTGAGGTCAATGAGGCTTTTGCAGCCCAATATTTGGCGGTGGAGAAAGAGTTAGGCTTAAACCGGGACAAAGTGAATGTAAATGGAAGCGGAATCAGCCTGGGACACCCTATTGGATGTACCGGTGCGCGTCTTGTTGTGAGTCTCGTTCATGAATTAAAAAGAAGAGGCGGCCATAAAGGAATAGCTTCTCTATGTGTCGGAGGCGGGATGGGAGCCACAGTATTTGTGGAAACGTACGAATAA
- the fabG gene encoding 3-oxoacyl-ACP reductase FabG, whose protein sequence is MRLKDKVAIITGAANGIGLAAAEKFASEGAVVAMADYDADMGITRAQELKEKGLKVEFFQVNVADRQSIDSMAEAVKAAFGKIDILINNAGITRDGMLSKLAADDFQAVMDVNLAGVFHCTQAVLPFMLEQGSGKIINTSSVSGVYGNIGQTNYAAAKAGVVGMTKTWAKELGRKGINVNAVAPGFISTGMTAKVPEKVIGQMQGMVPLGRLGKPEDIANAYLFLASDESDYVNGTVLHVDGGIMM, encoded by the coding sequence ATGAGGCTGAAGGATAAAGTCGCCATAATTACTGGTGCGGCGAATGGAATTGGTCTGGCTGCGGCCGAAAAGTTTGCAAGTGAAGGAGCGGTGGTAGCAATGGCTGATTATGATGCAGACATGGGAATTACCAGGGCTCAAGAGCTGAAGGAAAAAGGTCTTAAGGTTGAGTTTTTTCAGGTTAATGTCGCGGACAGGCAAAGCATAGACAGTATGGCGGAAGCTGTAAAAGCGGCATTTGGAAAAATTGACATCCTTATCAATAATGCAGGAATAACAAGGGACGGGATGCTGTCAAAGCTAGCTGCAGACGATTTTCAGGCAGTTATGGACGTGAATCTGGCAGGTGTCTTCCATTGTACACAAGCAGTGCTTCCATTCATGCTGGAACAGGGAAGCGGAAAAATAATCAATACGTCCTCTGTTTCGGGAGTCTATGGGAATATCGGACAGACAAACTATGCGGCAGCCAAAGCTGGTGTAGTGGGAATGACCAAAACATGGGCAAAGGAACTCGGCAGAAAGGGAATTAACGTAAATGCCGTTGCCCCAGGATTCATCTCTACCGGTATGACAGCAAAAGTACCGGAAAAGGTTATTGGCCAAATGCAGGGTATGGTTCCGCTGGGCAGACTTGGAAAACCGGAAGATATTGCGAATGCATACCTGTTTCTAGCTTCCGATGAATCGGATTATGTGAATGGCACGGTCCTTCATGTAGATGGCGGAATCATGATGTAA
- the lepB gene encoding signal peptidase I, with protein sequence MKEGLRKEGAEWLKAFAIGIIIFAFIRTFFFSNYVVEGESMMPTLQDGNKLIVNKIGYQVSDLERFDVIVFHHNDEEDFVKRIIGMPGDEIEYRNDELFINGKKVDEPYLEKYRKETLGGKLTGDFTLLEMTGTETVPDGKLFVMGDNRLGSWDSRHFGFISAGQVVGKVNLRYWPLDEMDASF encoded by the coding sequence GTGAAGGAAGGATTGAGAAAAGAGGGAGCGGAATGGCTGAAGGCTTTTGCAATTGGCATCATTATCTTTGCTTTTATACGGACTTTTTTCTTCTCTAATTATGTTGTGGAAGGTGAATCCATGATGCCCACCCTTCAGGATGGAAATAAGCTGATTGTCAATAAAATCGGCTATCAGGTCAGCGATTTAGAGCGCTTTGATGTAATTGTCTTTCATCATAATGATGAAGAGGATTTTGTAAAAAGAATTATAGGGATGCCAGGGGATGAAATCGAATACCGCAATGATGAACTATTTATAAATGGCAAAAAAGTGGATGAGCCTTACTTGGAGAAATACCGGAAAGAAACATTAGGAGGCAAACTGACAGGTGATTTCACACTCTTGGAGATGACGGGCACCGAAACGGTTCCGGATGGAAAACTATTTGTTATGGGAGATAATCGCCTCGGAAGCTGGGACAGCCGGCATTTTGGATTTATTTCAGCCGGCCAGGTTGTAGGAAAAGTAAACCTGCGCTATTGGCCGCTTGATGAAATGGATGCGTCATTCTAA
- a CDS encoding TVP38/TMEM64 family protein, which translates to MDFELFKDWFTLDHIMDLIREYRSFGPLPGILLPMLEAFLPFLPLVLFVMANASAFGLWLGFLYSWLGAVAGALLVFLLVRKYGQKRLLRFLKKHKQVQKLMKWVEKHGFGPLFILLCFPFTPSAVVNIVAGLSNISIAQYMLAVLSGKIVMIFTISFVGYDIKSLVTQPIRTAIVALVIFILWYVGKIIEIKMNMSVEKDPGNKKH; encoded by the coding sequence ATGGATTTTGAACTGTTCAAAGATTGGTTTACATTGGATCATATAATGGATTTAATTCGGGAATATCGTTCATTTGGGCCGCTTCCCGGTATTCTGCTTCCAATGCTAGAAGCATTTTTGCCTTTTCTGCCCCTGGTTTTGTTTGTTATGGCAAATGCGAGTGCATTTGGTCTCTGGCTGGGTTTCTTATACTCCTGGCTCGGCGCGGTGGCAGGAGCGCTGCTCGTTTTCCTGCTGGTCAGGAAGTATGGCCAAAAACGATTACTCCGTTTTTTGAAGAAGCATAAGCAGGTACAGAAGCTTATGAAATGGGTGGAAAAGCATGGGTTTGGGCCATTGTTCATCCTGCTCTGTTTTCCGTTTACTCCTTCGGCAGTTGTAAATATTGTCGCGGGGCTTTCAAATATCAGCATTGCTCAATACATGCTGGCAGTCCTGAGTGGCAAAATAGTGATGATTTTTACAATAAGCTTTGTCGGATATGATATCAAATCATTAGTAACACAGCCAATTCGGACAGCCATTGTTGCATTGGTCATTTTCATTCTTTGGTATGTCGGCAAAATCATTGAAATAAAGATGAATATGAGCGTAGAAAAAGATCCCGGGAATAAAAAGCATTGA
- a CDS encoding LCP family protein, translated as MRSDRYEKKKKKSKWKWKSVLLVLFLLIAGTLGYSYFQFKQGVSQTEGEANIQTEEFEFNGEKDKYGGTNILILGSDARGEEKSRADTIMVAQYHPEKGTYKLISFMRDMYVDIPGHGQNRINSALAYGGPELLRQTIKENFDIDIKYYSIVDFEGFVHLIDEAFPRGVEIDVEKRMSANIGVTLEPGLQRLDGEHLLGYVRFRQDAVGDFGRVERQQKVMKEVASQFTSLQTITKLPKLIGVVTPFVNTNMNTGDILYIGKDFLSKDNRNVETLRVPVDGTFENQRINGAAVLGIDKEANKAAIHEFLSK; from the coding sequence ATGAGATCAGATAGATATGAAAAGAAAAAAAAGAAAAGTAAATGGAAATGGAAATCCGTCCTCTTAGTCCTGTTTCTCCTGATTGCAGGAACCCTTGGCTATTCGTATTTCCAATTCAAGCAAGGCGTTTCCCAGACAGAGGGAGAGGCAAATATACAGACAGAAGAATTTGAATTTAATGGTGAAAAAGATAAATATGGAGGAACGAATATCCTGATCCTTGGAAGTGATGCAAGGGGAGAGGAGAAATCAAGGGCAGATACAATTATGGTTGCCCAATATCATCCTGAGAAGGGCACATATAAACTTATTTCCTTTATGAGAGATATGTACGTGGACATACCGGGCCATGGACAAAACAGAATAAATTCAGCTCTTGCTTATGGCGGGCCAGAGTTATTAAGGCAGACGATTAAGGAAAACTTTGATATAGATATAAAATATTACTCAATTGTTGATTTCGAAGGCTTTGTTCATTTAATCGATGAAGCTTTTCCAAGAGGGGTAGAAATTGATGTGGAAAAAAGAATGTCTGCCAATATCGGTGTTACTTTGGAACCGGGCCTGCAGCGTCTTGATGGAGAGCATCTCCTTGGGTATGTCAGATTCAGGCAGGATGCGGTAGGGGATTTTGGGAGAGTAGAACGCCAGCAGAAGGTAATGAAAGAAGTAGCAAGCCAGTTTACAAGCCTTCAGACCATTACAAAGCTTCCAAAACTCATCGGGGTGGTAACTCCTTTTGTAAATACGAATATGAATACGGGCGATATTCTGTATATTGGGAAAGATTTCTTATCTAAGGATAACAGGAATGTAGAGACTCTTCGTGTTCCTGTTGATGGAACATTTGAAAACCAGAGAATTAATGGTGCTGCTGTTTTAGGAATAGATAAAGAGGCGAACAAAGCGGCAATCCATGAGTTTCTTTCGAAATAA